Proteins encoded together in one Coffea arabica cultivar ET-39 chromosome 2c, Coffea Arabica ET-39 HiFi, whole genome shotgun sequence window:
- the LOC113727603 gene encoding mevalonate kinase-like translates to MEARARAPGKIILAGEHAVVHGSTAMAAAIDLYTYVSLRFPTPSDNDDTLKLYLKDMDLEFSWPVGKIKEAIPELGSFSASSPMSCSLETTKAIAALVDEQNIPEAKIGLASGISAFLWLYISIHGCKPAKATVNSELPLGSGLGSSAAFCVALSAALLALSDSVKLDFGHQGWQIFGDSELDLVNKWAFEGEKIIHGKPSGIDNTVSTYGNMIKFKSGELTRIKTNMPLKMLITNTKVGRNTKALVAGVSERTARHPTAMAAVFNAVDSISNEMATIIQSPVSDDLAITEKEEKLEELMEMNQGLLQCMGVSHASIETVLRTTLKFKLSSKLTGAGGGGCVLTLLPTLLSGTVVDKVIADLESCGFQCLIAGIGGKGMEVSFSGTS, encoded by the exons ATGGAAGCAAGAGCTAGAGCTCCAGGGAAAATCATACTGGCCGGAGAGCATGCTGTGGTCCACGGATCAACGGCCATGGCTGCCGCCATCGATCTCTACACTTATGTTTCCCTCCGCTTCCCCACCCCTTCTG ATAATGATGATACACTTAAACTCTACCTCAAGGATATGGACTTAGAATTTTCTTGGCCGGTTGGAAAAATCAAGGAAGCTATCCCAGAGTTGGGCAGTTTTAGTGCCTCTTCACCAATGTCATGCTCACTGGAAACTACAAAAGCAATTGCAGCCTTAGTTGATGAACAGAACATTCCAGAGGCGAAAATAGGGCTCGCTTCTGGTATTTCTGCATTTCTTTGGCTATACATCTCTATCCATGG TTGTAAACCAGCAAAGGCCACTGTCAATTCTGAGCTTCCTCTTGGATCAGGCTTGGGTTCGTCTGCTGCCTTTTGTGTTGCGCTTTCAGCTGCCCTGCTTGCCTTATCAGACTCTGTAAAGCTGGATTTTGGCCACCAAGGTTGGCAGATATTTGGTGATAGTGAGTTGGACTTGGTGAACAAATGGGCGTTTGAGGGTGAAAAAATTATCCATGGGAAGCCATCTGGGATTGATAACACAGTTAGCACATATG GTAACATGATCAAATTTAAGTCTGGCGAGTTGACACGCATCAAAACTAATATGCCACTAAAGATGTTGATAACTAACACAAAAGTAGGGAGAAACACAAAAGCATTGGTGGCAGGTGTTTCAGAACGGACAGCAAGGCATCCAACTGCTATGGCTGCTGTATTTAATGCTGTTGATTCCATCAGCAATGAAATGGCTACCATTATTCAATCTCCTGTTTCTGATGATCTTGCCATAACTGAGAAGGAAGAGAAATTAGAGGAATTAATGGAAATGAATCAGGGATTGCTTCAATGCATGGGTGTCAGTCATGCTTCAATAGAAACTGTGCTCCGAACAACGTTAAAGTTCAAACTGTCATCGAAGTTGACTGGAGCTGGTGGCGGCGGCTGTGTTTTGACACTGCTACCAACTT